The genomic segment GCAACGACTACCTAGGTACTAGCGGTTATGAGGACGGcctataagtaagagcgacccgggtatagaattatagggctattatttagAGTAAGGGGTCTATACTCGGGCCGATGGGCGCCGCCTATACCCGCCCTCGTACCGCATATTTAAGGACCTCCTAAGTAAAGGATTAACGTAACGTACGTAAACTATAAGCGGGCTTCGGGACGAAGCCTAGGGGAGGGAGCACCTTAttaggcctcgttagttaggcctcgttagttaaaGGATAGCTTAAGggggtataaaaaaggggactaagtaataaaggagtagcttaggtatatatagagcgctagtaatatacctcgagggaagggtagattttagtaattcctcttttagaccctaataataattagcctctataagcttcttccctatatCATATACCTATTAACATTCTAGAGCTTTAGATCGTAAGTTCCCTTTCCCTTAGGTCCGTCTAggacgccctttataatataagtactacgtgcggtaataagtagtatagtagttcttaatttaatatagtctttattacttaatagtacaTAACTCTCGGGTTTAAGTAGGCTCTTATCGTTAACTAGATATATTGCTCTATAGCTATCTATTACCGTGCTCTAAGAAAGGGGgtaagcgctacttataggggtactaaagattacgtttatttctaagtcctaactctttataagtatagtaactacgtagccctcgtcctaatttactaataagctcgctataggttagttagaaaatctttttaaaaacctaggtttcttaggggttctatcgttccttagctaactagcttttttaaacttaccGTAGAGTAAtttctatttacttaatttaatagcggcgaggacttcttttatatagctttttagtattcgtattagtaacctATTAGCGTTTTAGCTTATAAGTGCTTATTCTAATTTTTAGTACGCCGTAGGGCGCTATAAGTATGCGCAAttataagagtatataacgttacccttattatttacgtcgttaactaagttagagcgtttagtaaaagtatagtaagcccctctttaacctaaaagtcgtttagtatatacgtcttagtttactaagctaaatatatatgcAATCTCTTCGAGGGTCCTCGTATACGTTCTGAAGGCTATTAATTCGctaaaggtcttatatatatattagccctatatagggttaagtctaGACCTAACCGTAATTAGGAAGTCGAGTACGGCgatctttttactaatttttagaaTATCGTATGTTTTAGTTTAGAGGTAAGCGGATTACTATTCCTTATACTAGCATTAGGGGTTAATTCTAgtcctcgctttattaagggcttattaatattcctctcGAACCGTATTCCTTACTACTAGTTCGGGGGGCGCAAATTCCTACTTTAGATATTTAACgattcgctatatactaaacttagtgccgttcttagtagctttttaaaatgcgtattcgtatagtatagcgttaactaattttactaattactaagcgaggactttaatatacgtattaataatattacgttcgtaagctataagttactcATATTTAGCatcgagctcttattatttttaaatactctcgaGCGTATAGATCCTCTTTATGGGTACGGTATAaagatagatttatttacataaaataagtactatagctagctttataaaaggaaacctagcttagttctataggtTACTCGTGCTCGAGGAAGTTAAAAGGTTCGTACtaggagttatatttagaagctATTAGTAGAGGATTTCCTAGTTTCTTTAGTCGTTCTTAAACGccttataacgggcttagtaagctcgtagttcttttttattataggttGCGACTAATCGTCCGAATTCTAAGGGCgaaataagcgctataaaggGGTCGAGGAATGCGTTAGAATTTAGAGCGTTTAGGTCGACGTACTTTTAGACCCTaacgcccttatttatagcaCAAAGTgcgttaaactatttaatctaactattacggctagttagtttagcttaggctaaagtaggTATAAGTAAGTCGGTTATCTTAAAGAGATCGTAGGAATCGTGTTAATGAGTACGTTATCGTAGTATGGggtcttaactaagagctgGGCTCATAACTATTACAAAAagtgggcccgctttttgtGACACATTCGGGTGCCCCAGTGACTGGCTGATGAAACGGTCGAGAACGTAAAAGCTCCAGAAGGTGCGCTTACGCATTGAGCGCTCATCCGGAGACAGATGGTCGTATCGTACTGGGCATCTATGCATGCCAGATTGAAAGATTGACTTGGACAGCAAGCCACTGACAGACGACGCATGGCGTAGCGCCATGGTAGAAACGAAATAAACTTGAGATGCTAGCAGCGCTTGGATAGAGATTGTGTCGCAACGAAGGGCTAGTATGCTAAGAGTTGGTAAGAGGTCTGAAGGTGAACGTATAGCTGCTGACCCCAGGTCGAGCGGCCCATCTGTGTCAAGCTTAGCAATGTTCAAGATGCACTTGAAGATGACAAATTGGCAGAGCGATCTTGAACTGCGCCGGTTGAAGTCGGTTGCGTAGAGATTTTCCAAATCTGCTAGACACTCTGGCCCTTGTAGAAAGGGAACCAAAGGATGCCATATTCGGAAGTATGTAAGAAAGAGACCCCGAGCAATCGTGTAGTCAGGCAATGAGCTCATATCAGTCATGATATCCATCCCTGATGGCATCGGTGAGCTCTCAGCATCCGACTCATAGTTCGCTCGACTAGCGCTGCTGCAACCTGGCCTCTCCCCCGAAGACTCCGGGTCATTTCGGTCGATGTCGCCCACGATGCAATCTTCGGGAGATGGATCATCGTGGGTATCGGCTCCGGCAGCATGACGTCCATCGTCTGCCTCGAGGCCTTCGGCTGTTGAGAAGGCCCTTCGAACGGTGTTGATGAAGAAGACACCTGAAGAACTGCCAACAAACTGGCTTTCCCCGTTGGCAAGAGCTCTGAGACTTCCGATCTCTGGTGCCATGTTAAGAAACCTGTTGCCAAGCTGATGGGAAGCCGAGCCACGCTCCGTCGATGCTACTTGCTCTCATCCGCCCTTGGAATGTGTAAATGTCGTCAAAGACGCGCTGACGCACAACGCCTTGAGGGGTGGGGTGCGGCGGAGTTAGGTTACCCCGGCTGTCTGCCGAAGATATCCGCCCAGGGAAGCTAAATGCGATTCATTTGCCCCCAACAAGGACCTCCTACTCAGTTGGCCATGATAATGCTACGGAGAACAAAAGGCTCTTGAGATTCTGAGGACGTGATACGAATTACTTCAATGATCTACATGTGTCTTCATAAGAAGAGGTCGTGGCTAGCTACACCCagataataatagtattacggaCCTACTGAAAGTATTCTCATCGCTGTGTACCTCACCTATGGCCACACATGAGGTAGCCTTGATGCGACATGGCCTAGGAACTGCAATTACCAAAGGAATGCGCTTTCGTAACTTTCCAAAACTGGCGGGCGCGTCTGCCGCTTCTTTTCACTCGTTCTCGTGTCGAGGTTGGCTCTAGAACCCGTCATCCCTGCTGCGAGTAACCCAACAGTTCCTCCGCCCGTGTCGCGTATCCCCGAGGCGCTTGACATACCCGGGTCTGTCATGAGAGTTTCTCCATCTTCTTCCATGCTTTCTGCGCGCGTCGTGCCCCCGGACTCCTCGATATCATCATCCCCGTAACTCTCATCGCCGCCTAGTGTGTTATCAGTCGGCGTGTCGTTCGTAGCAGCAACCTCGGACGCGTGAGAATCTCGATTGGACGTCTCGCTTGGTTCTTTCGAGGTTCGGTCTGCCCACCAACGCTGAACAGCTTCTGCTGAGTCGATAGGATGGGAGCCCCAGTACACAGGGCCAAACTTTTCTCCTTTGACCACCTCAATTGATGCTCCGCCATGGGCCGATGATGCACCCCCAGTCGATCGGAGGCCGGCTTTTGGAATATCACGAAATGCTCTTTCCAGTTGGTTCCCTGACACTTGAGCCAACAGTGCGCAGAGAA from the Colletotrichum lupini chromosome 3, complete sequence genome contains:
- a CDS encoding Zn(II)2Cys6 transcription factor, which gives rise to MAPEIGSLRALANGESQFVGSSSGVFFINTVRRAFSTAEGLEADDGRHAAGADTHDDPSPEDCIVGDIDRNDPESSGERPGCSSASRANYESDAESSPMPSGMDIMTDMSSLPDYTIARGLFLTYFRIWHPLVPFLQGPECLADLENLYATDFNRRSSRSLCQFVIFKCILNIAKLDTDGPLDLGSAAIRSPSDLLPTLSILALRCDTISIQALLASQVYFVSTMALRHASSVSGLLSKSIFQSGMHRCPVRYDHLSPDERSMRKRTFWSFYVLDRFISQSLGHPNVSQKAGPLFVIVMSPALS